A region from the Rheinheimera mangrovi genome encodes:
- the pilV gene encoding type IV pilus modification protein PilV, which produces MRSHCNRCYLQRYRQQGIALIEILISVLVLGIGLLGIAALQSSSVRYSQSAQERTTALILAGTLTEIMRSNPDVARSGSYAGDCESELLAEWALQLQAATGTTTCPEVVWDAGAGVYTISISWQDEKVTGSTNFAMQVRP; this is translated from the coding sequence ATGCGTAGCCATTGCAACCGTTGCTATCTCCAGCGTTACCGCCAACAAGGCATTGCATTGATAGAAATTCTGATCTCTGTGCTGGTGCTGGGCATAGGTTTATTGGGTATAGCCGCGTTGCAAAGCAGTTCAGTGCGTTATAGCCAAAGTGCTCAGGAGCGCACTACAGCTTTGATACTGGCCGGCACTTTAACTGAGATCATGCGATCAAACCCTGATGTGGCACGCTCTGGCTCTTACGCCGGAGATTGTGAGTCTGAACTACTGGCTGAATGGGCATTGCAGTTACAAGCTGCTACAGGCACAACCACTTGCCCTGAAGTGGTGTGGGATGCAGGGGCCGGCGTTTATACCATCAGCATCAGTTGGCAAGATGAGAAGGTGACAGGGTCTACCAATTTTGCCATGCAGGTTCGGCCATGA
- a CDS encoding GspH/FimT family pseudopilin — protein MDDRPLLQRQNAFTLIELMISILVLMVLVAVAVPSFTDLLARNRLSGQANELLSVIQLARSEAIKQNQTIRLCKANAELSDCSAASGSWSGWLIIDTASPATVIRGGRFDARLIISAAFTELRFSGQGLIRGQNNQPLNSAFELCADGAEFDDNGRTLTFLSGGRSSIQLSQCGS, from the coding sequence ATGGATGATCGTCCTTTGTTGCAGCGACAAAACGCTTTTACCCTGATTGAACTAATGATCTCTATTCTGGTGCTAATGGTACTTGTAGCTGTTGCTGTGCCGTCATTTACTGATCTATTGGCTCGAAACCGCTTGTCGGGTCAGGCTAATGAACTACTTTCTGTGATCCAGCTGGCCCGATCTGAAGCCATTAAACAAAATCAAACCATACGTTTATGCAAGGCTAATGCAGAGCTGAGTGACTGTTCGGCAGCTTCAGGATCCTGGAGTGGCTGGCTGATCATAGATACAGCCTCACCAGCTACTGTGATCCGGGGGGGGCGTTTTGATGCTCGACTGATCATCAGCGCGGCTTTCACCGAACTGCGTTTCAGTGGACAAGGCCTGATCCGAGGTCAAAATAACCAACCGTTGAATTCAGCCTTTGAGTTATGTGCCGATGGTGCTGAATTTGACGACAATGGCAGGACCCTGACTTTCTTATCCGGTGGGCGCAGCAGTATTCAGCTGTCCCAGTGCGGCAGCTAA
- the ispH gene encoding 4-hydroxy-3-methylbut-2-enyl diphosphate reductase: MDILLANPRGFCAGVDRAISIVSRALEIYEPPIYVRHEVVHNKFVVDGLRRAGAVFVDELDEVPDDAIVIFSAHGVSQAVRENAKQRGLKVFDATCPLVTKVHMEVTRASRKGIECILIGHAGHPEVEGTMGQYDNAEGGIYLVESVEDVEQLQVKNPAALCFSSQTTLSVDDTADVIDALRQRFPDIEGPRKDDICYATQNRQDAVRELSAKTELLLVVGAKNSSNSNRLRELAEKMGCRSYLIDTAADIQQDWLKDVKSVGVTAGASAPEVLVQQVVQRLTEWGGKQVIEHPGREENVIFAVPAELR, encoded by the coding sequence ATGGATATCTTACTCGCCAATCCACGGGGTTTTTGTGCAGGTGTTGATCGTGCTATCAGCATAGTGTCGCGTGCGCTGGAAATTTACGAACCGCCTATTTATGTGCGCCATGAAGTGGTGCATAACAAATTTGTGGTTGATGGTTTACGTCGTGCCGGTGCAGTTTTTGTCGACGAGCTGGACGAAGTGCCGGACGATGCCATCGTTATTTTCAGTGCCCATGGTGTGTCACAGGCCGTACGTGAAAATGCGAAACAACGGGGTTTGAAAGTATTTGATGCGACCTGCCCTCTGGTGACTAAGGTACATATGGAAGTCACTCGTGCCAGTCGTAAAGGCATCGAATGCATTTTGATTGGCCATGCCGGACACCCTGAAGTCGAAGGCACTATGGGCCAATACGATAACGCCGAAGGTGGTATTTATCTGGTTGAGTCGGTCGAAGATGTCGAACAGTTGCAGGTGAAAAATCCGGCTGCTTTATGTTTCAGCAGCCAGACCACCTTATCCGTAGATGACACAGCGGATGTGATTGACGCACTGCGCCAACGTTTCCCAGATATTGAAGGGCCGCGTAAAGATGATATTTGTTATGCGACGCAAAACCGGCAGGACGCAGTACGTGAACTTTCCGCCAAAACAGAATTATTGCTGGTGGTCGGTGCGAAAAACAGCAGTAACTCAAATCGTTTGCGCGAACTGGCTGAAAAAATGGGGTGTCGCTCTTACCTGATTGATACCGCTGCGGATATTCAGCAGGACTGGCTAAAAGATGTCAAATCTGTCGGGGTTACAGCAGGTGCTTCTGCGCCTGAAGTACTGGTGCAGCAGGTTGTGCAGCGTTTGACTGAATGGGGTGGCAAACAAGTGATTGAACATCCTGGCCGTGAAGAAAACGTGATTTTTGCTGTGCCGGCAGAGCTTCGCTAA
- the fkpB gene encoding FKBP-type peptidyl-prolyl cis-trans isomerase yields MIIGPGSTVIFHFDIKLSDGSAAESTRVHNKPAKLQMGDGSLSPAFEAQLGGMAAGDKRTFTLAPEDAYGMPNPDNIYYVDRSKFSSDAPAKVGMIVGFAMPDGSELPGLIRDVVGESVTVDFNHPLAGQTLTFSVEIVQVIN; encoded by the coding sequence GTGATCATAGGTCCAGGCAGTACTGTGATATTTCACTTTGATATTAAATTATCCGATGGCAGCGCCGCCGAAAGCACCCGTGTGCATAACAAACCGGCCAAATTACAAATGGGTGATGGCAGCTTGTCGCCCGCTTTTGAAGCTCAGTTAGGTGGTATGGCGGCTGGCGATAAACGTACTTTTACGCTGGCACCTGAAGATGCCTACGGTATGCCAAACCCTGACAATATTTATTATGTCGACCGCAGTAAATTCTCGAGCGATGCTCCGGCCAAAGTCGGCATGATCGTGGGTTTTGCTATGCCAGACGGTTCTGAATTGCCGGGCCTCATTCGTGACGTGGTGGGCGAGTCTGTTACTGTGGATTTTAACCATCCACTGGCAGGTCAGACTCTGACCTTTAGTGTTGAAATCGTACAGGTTATCAATTAA
- the lspA gene encoding signal peptidase II: MQLFRETGWRWWWLIVLVLVVDQLTKIWVIQNFSLGESVSLLPVFNFTYARNYGAAFSFLGDAGGWQRWFFTLIAVVVSLVLAVWLSRLAKSQLKLSLALSLIISGAIGNLIDRSLYGYVVDFLHVFYQSWHYPIFNIADCAISIGAVLLIWDSFSSETQKATSGDKQ, from the coding sequence ATGCAGTTATTCAGAGAAACCGGTTGGCGCTGGTGGTGGCTGATAGTGCTGGTGCTGGTCGTTGACCAGCTTACTAAAATCTGGGTGATTCAGAACTTCAGCTTAGGCGAATCTGTGTCTTTGTTGCCAGTGTTTAATTTTACCTACGCCCGTAACTATGGCGCTGCGTTTTCGTTTTTAGGTGACGCAGGTGGCTGGCAACGCTGGTTTTTTACCCTGATCGCTGTAGTGGTCAGTCTCGTATTAGCTGTATGGTTAAGCCGTTTAGCGAAAAGCCAGCTGAAATTATCTTTAGCACTGAGCCTGATAATCAGCGGCGCTATTGGTAATTTAATCGACCGCAGCCTCTATGGCTATGTGGTGGATTTTTTGCACGTGTTTTACCAGAGCTGGCATTACCCTATTTTTAATATTGCCGATTGTGCTATCAGCATTGGCGCCGTTTTACTGATCTGGGATAGCTTCAGTAGCGAAACCCAGAAAGCCACTTCAGGAGACAAACAGTGA
- the ileS gene encoding isoleucine--tRNA ligase, protein MTDYKQTLNLPDTAFAMRANLAQREPQMLANWTEKNLYQKIRQAKQGKKTFILHDGPPYANGNIHIGHAVNKILKDMIVKAKTLSDFDAPYVPGWDCHGLPIELVVEKKYGKPGVKLSAAEFRQKCRDYALTQIEAQKVDFIRLGVLGDWDNPYRTMDFNTEANIIRSLGRIIDNGHLQQGFKPVHWCTDCGSALAEAEVEYQDKVSPAIDVRFTLVNDADVNKFDHPEGHTGSGPVSVVIWTTTPWTIPANRAVALNAKIDYSLVQVEQGPNGPERLILATDLVTAVMARAGVEHYHNLGFCKGQALELVKLKHPLYDFEVPVILGDHVTTDSGTGAVHTAPGHGPEDFTVGKLYNLEVANPVGANGVYLPDTPLFAGQHVFKANDSVVEALKDAGKLLVHKALTHSYPHCWRHKTPIIFRATPQWFVSMEQKGLRSTSLEEIGKTRWIPDWGQQRIENMVAGRPDWCISRQRTWGVPIALFVDKDTSALHPNTPALMEQVAKLVEQSGIQAWFDLEPETLLGADAAQYVKVTDTLDVWFDSGVTHACVIEPRAEFHGATQADLYLEGSDQHRGWFMSSLMTGVAIKHHAPYKQVLTHGFTVDGEGRKMSKSLGNVVSPQDVMNKLGADILRLWVATTDYTSEMTVSDEILNRAADKYRRIRNTARFLLANLKGFEPETQLVPFEDMVQLDLWLVQRAAKLQQEIVDAYENYQFHQVSQKLMNFCTVELGSFYLDVIKDRQYTAKTDGLARRSCQTALFHVVQAMVRWMAPIMSFTAQEIWEVMPGQHSEFVFTEVWYQGLDTVPAGQFDDAFWQQLLEVRDAVNKVLEVGRRDGKIGASLQAEVTLYAKGQLASDLTSIGDELRFALLTSTAVVSSDAAPADAVATEMDNLFVLLNASTAPKCDRCWHHRHDVGLNPAHPLICIRCVDNVEGAGEVRKFA, encoded by the coding sequence ATGACTGACTACAAGCAGACTTTGAATTTACCGGACACGGCTTTTGCCATGCGCGCCAACCTTGCGCAGCGTGAGCCACAGATGCTAGCCAACTGGACAGAAAAAAATCTGTACCAGAAAATTCGTCAGGCCAAACAAGGTAAAAAAACCTTTATCCTGCACGATGGCCCTCCATACGCCAACGGTAACATTCACATTGGTCACGCGGTCAATAAAATCCTCAAGGATATGATTGTTAAAGCCAAGACCTTGTCTGACTTCGATGCCCCTTATGTGCCGGGTTGGGACTGCCATGGTTTGCCAATAGAGCTGGTGGTTGAAAAGAAATACGGCAAACCTGGCGTCAAGCTAAGTGCTGCTGAATTCCGTCAAAAATGCCGTGATTATGCGTTGACGCAAATCGAAGCTCAGAAAGTCGACTTTATCCGCTTAGGTGTGTTGGGCGATTGGGACAATCCATACCGCACTATGGATTTTAATACCGAAGCCAATATCATCCGTTCTTTAGGTCGTATCATCGACAATGGTCATTTGCAACAAGGCTTCAAGCCAGTGCACTGGTGTACTGACTGTGGTTCTGCTTTGGCTGAAGCTGAAGTGGAATACCAGGATAAAGTATCACCGGCTATTGATGTACGTTTCACCCTGGTGAACGACGCTGATGTGAATAAATTTGATCACCCTGAAGGCCATACAGGTTCAGGCCCTGTGTCTGTTGTGATCTGGACTACCACGCCCTGGACTATTCCGGCCAACCGCGCTGTGGCCCTGAATGCCAAAATAGATTACAGCCTGGTGCAGGTTGAACAAGGTCCAAATGGCCCTGAGCGTTTAATTCTGGCCACAGATTTAGTGACTGCTGTGATGGCTCGTGCTGGTGTGGAGCATTACCATAATTTAGGCTTCTGCAAAGGTCAGGCGCTAGAGTTGGTGAAGTTAAAGCACCCGCTGTATGACTTTGAAGTGCCGGTGATTTTAGGTGATCACGTCACGACCGATTCTGGTACTGGTGCTGTACATACGGCGCCTGGCCATGGCCCGGAAGACTTCACTGTAGGTAAGCTCTACAACTTAGAAGTGGCTAATCCTGTAGGTGCTAACGGTGTTTATTTACCTGATACGCCACTTTTTGCTGGTCAGCACGTGTTTAAAGCCAACGACTCTGTGGTTGAAGCATTAAAAGACGCAGGCAAGTTATTGGTGCATAAAGCCTTAACGCACAGCTATCCGCATTGCTGGCGTCATAAAACCCCTATTATTTTCCGTGCTACGCCGCAGTGGTTTGTCAGCATGGAACAGAAAGGCCTGCGCAGTACTTCTTTAGAAGAAATTGGCAAAACCCGCTGGATCCCGGATTGGGGTCAGCAGCGTATTGAAAATATGGTGGCAGGTCGTCCGGACTGGTGTATTTCCCGTCAGCGTACCTGGGGCGTGCCTATTGCACTTTTTGTTGATAAAGACACCAGTGCTTTGCATCCGAATACGCCAGCTTTGATGGAGCAAGTGGCTAAGTTAGTGGAGCAATCCGGTATTCAGGCCTGGTTTGACTTAGAGCCTGAAACGCTACTAGGTGCTGATGCAGCACAGTACGTTAAAGTCACAGATACGCTGGATGTGTGGTTTGACTCAGGTGTGACTCACGCTTGTGTGATTGAGCCGCGTGCTGAATTCCATGGTGCAACTCAGGCTGACCTGTATTTAGAGGGGTCGGATCAGCACCGTGGCTGGTTTATGTCGTCGCTGATGACAGGTGTGGCAATTAAACACCATGCACCTTACAAACAAGTACTGACCCATGGTTTTACCGTGGATGGTGAAGGCCGCAAAATGTCCAAGTCCCTGGGCAACGTGGTATCGCCGCAGGACGTGATGAACAAGTTAGGTGCAGATATTCTGCGCTTATGGGTAGCGACTACAGATTACACCTCAGAGATGACTGTCTCTGATGAAATCTTAAACCGCGCGGCTGACAAATACCGTCGTATCCGTAATACAGCCCGTTTCCTTTTAGCCAACTTAAAAGGTTTCGAGCCAGAGACGCAACTGGTGCCATTTGAAGACATGGTGCAGCTGGATTTATGGCTGGTGCAACGTGCTGCTAAATTGCAGCAGGAAATTGTCGATGCTTATGAGAACTACCAGTTCCATCAGGTCAGCCAGAAGTTAATGAATTTCTGTACTGTAGAGTTGGGTAGCTTCTACTTAGACGTGATTAAAGACCGTCAGTACACGGCAAAAACCGATGGTTTAGCCCGACGCTCCTGCCAGACTGCGTTATTCCATGTTGTACAGGCTATGGTGCGCTGGATGGCACCTATCATGAGCTTTACGGCACAGGAAATCTGGGAAGTGATGCCGGGTCAGCACAGTGAGTTTGTCTTTACTGAAGTCTGGTATCAGGGCTTAGATACAGTGCCTGCAGGTCAGTTTGATGATGCCTTCTGGCAACAACTGCTGGAAGTGCGTGATGCAGTCAACAAGGTGCTGGAAGTAGGCCGTCGTGATGGCAAAATTGGTGCTTCGTTACAAGCTGAAGTGACTTTATACGCTAAAGGCCAGCTGGCTTCAGACCTGACCTCTATTGGCGATGAGTTACGTTTTGCCTTGCTAACTTCTACCGCAGTGGTCTCCAGCGACGCTGCTCCTGCTGATGCAGTAGCCACTGAAATGGACAACCTGTTTGTGCTGCTGAACGCCTCCACTGCGCCTAAGTGTGACCGTTGCTGGCACCACAGACATGATGTGGGTCTGAATCCAGCGCATCCGCTGATTTGTATCCGCTGTGTCGACAACGTCGAAGGCGCTGGTGAAGTGAGGAAGTTTGCCTGA
- the ribF gene encoding bifunctional riboflavin kinase/FAD synthetase: protein MELIRGLHTIHPRHQGCVLTIGNFDGVHLGHQAVLTQLKAIAAELNLPAVVMVFEPQPLELFNPEGAPARLCRFREKYHWLAQQGVDRMLCVPFTRDFASQQPEQFIQDLLLNKLGVKHLIVGDDFCFGKNRAGNFALLQQAAAKHGFGLGSTASLKQNDQRVSSTLIRQALEQDRLDLAAQMLGRPFSLMGRVRHGQKVGRQLGFPTANVWLYRKNLPVHGVYAIEAVTQMGRYHGVANIGSRPTLQGKKEQLEAHFFDFNGDLYGQQIEVILKKKIRPERRFDGLAQLQQQIALDAQQARDYFALPPA, encoded by the coding sequence ATGGAGTTAATTCGCGGCTTACATACAATACACCCCAGACATCAGGGCTGCGTCTTAACTATTGGCAATTTTGATGGTGTGCATCTGGGGCATCAGGCAGTACTTACGCAATTAAAAGCCATTGCGGCAGAGTTGAATTTACCTGCAGTGGTGATGGTGTTTGAACCCCAGCCACTGGAGTTATTTAACCCTGAAGGTGCTCCTGCGCGTTTATGCCGTTTTCGGGAAAAATACCATTGGTTGGCGCAACAAGGTGTGGACCGTATGCTCTGCGTGCCTTTTACCCGAGACTTTGCCAGTCAGCAGCCAGAGCAGTTTATTCAGGATTTATTGCTGAACAAGCTGGGTGTAAAGCATCTGATAGTCGGTGACGATTTTTGTTTTGGAAAAAATCGGGCCGGTAACTTTGCCTTGTTACAACAGGCCGCAGCGAAACATGGTTTTGGTTTGGGCAGCACCGCCAGCCTGAAGCAAAATGATCAACGGGTCAGCAGTACCCTGATCAGGCAAGCGCTGGAGCAGGATCGTTTAGATCTGGCGGCCCAAATGTTAGGCCGGCCATTTTCATTGATGGGGCGGGTACGGCATGGTCAGAAAGTAGGGCGCCAGTTGGGTTTTCCAACGGCCAATGTTTGGCTTTATCGCAAAAATTTACCTGTGCATGGTGTCTATGCTATTGAAGCTGTGACCCAAATGGGCCGTTATCATGGCGTTGCCAATATAGGTTCCAGGCCGACGCTGCAGGGTAAAAAAGAGCAGCTTGAAGCTCATTTTTTTGATTTTAACGGCGACTTATACGGCCAGCAGATTGAAGTGATTTTAAAAAAGAAAATCAGGCCGGAGCGTCGTTTTGATGGCCTTGCGCAATTACAGCAACAAATTGCATTAGATGCGCAGCAGGCGCGCGATTATTTTGCTTTGCCACCCGCTTAA
- the murJ gene encoding murein biosynthesis integral membrane protein MurJ translates to MSGKLLKSGMIVSFMTLISRVLGLVRDVIVANVLGAGAMADVFFMANRIPNFLRRLFAEGAFSQAFVPVLAEVKEKHGDDSVRELIAKAAGTLGLIVTGVTLVAVIGSPVLMMLFGAGWFSAYLDGAPEGDKYLQASFLLKITFPYLWFITFVALSGAVLNTYNKFAVAAFTPVFLNIAMIGAAIYLAPQMQNPAEAIAWGVFLGGLIQFLFQLPFLAKAGLLVMPRWGWNDPNVTKIRTLMIPALFGVSVSQINLLLDAIIASFLVTGAVSWLYYSDRLLEFPLGLFGIAIATVILPGLSRHYASASEEAFKYTLDWAVRFICLFGIPSMMGLIVLAEPIIASVFMRGEFTADDVVKTSYSLIAYNTGLVALMLIKVLAPAFYARQDIKTPVRIAIIAMVANMGFNLMLAPFLSYVGLALATALSGTLNAYLLYRGLKQRDIYSFSSKTCRFIAKAFIAAAVMAGCIFYVMPDLTGWIALGLSGQVVHLLAYFAFAIVAYFVLLFAFGVRLNDFKRQTNAESK, encoded by the coding sequence GTGTCAGGAAAATTATTAAAATCGGGCATGATCGTAAGCTTTATGACCCTTATTTCACGGGTACTTGGCTTAGTCCGTGATGTGATTGTGGCCAATGTGCTTGGCGCTGGTGCTATGGCCGACGTATTTTTTATGGCCAATCGTATTCCTAATTTTTTACGACGTTTATTTGCTGAAGGGGCTTTTTCACAAGCTTTTGTGCCTGTACTGGCTGAAGTAAAAGAAAAACATGGCGACGATTCGGTGCGGGAGCTAATTGCCAAAGCTGCAGGGACTTTAGGTTTAATTGTCACTGGCGTCACTTTAGTGGCAGTGATTGGCTCGCCTGTGCTGATGATGTTATTTGGTGCCGGCTGGTTTAGTGCCTATTTAGACGGCGCACCAGAAGGCGATAAATACCTACAAGCCAGTTTCCTGCTAAAAATTACTTTTCCATATTTGTGGTTTATCACCTTTGTCGCTTTATCTGGTGCTGTGCTCAATACCTATAACAAGTTCGCAGTCGCGGCTTTTACGCCAGTATTTTTAAATATTGCCATGATAGGGGCTGCGATATATCTGGCACCGCAAATGCAAAATCCGGCTGAAGCCATTGCCTGGGGGGTATTTTTAGGTGGTTTAATTCAGTTTTTATTCCAGTTGCCTTTTTTAGCCAAAGCCGGATTGTTGGTGATGCCACGCTGGGGCTGGAATGATCCAAACGTGACAAAAATCCGCACTTTAATGATCCCTGCTTTATTTGGTGTGTCGGTTAGTCAGATTAACTTATTACTGGATGCCATTATCGCGTCCTTTTTGGTCACAGGTGCGGTGAGTTGGTTGTATTACTCTGACCGCCTGCTGGAGTTTCCTTTAGGTTTATTTGGTATCGCCATTGCAACCGTGATTTTGCCTGGCTTGTCACGTCATTACGCATCCGCCAGCGAAGAAGCCTTTAAATACACGCTGGATTGGGCTGTACGTTTTATTTGTTTATTCGGTATTCCGTCGATGATGGGTTTAATAGTGTTGGCAGAACCTATTATTGCGTCTGTCTTTATGCGTGGTGAATTCACTGCTGATGATGTGGTGAAAACCTCGTATAGCCTGATTGCTTACAACACAGGCCTGGTGGCACTGATGCTGATTAAAGTGCTGGCACCGGCCTTTTATGCACGACAGGACATTAAAACTCCGGTGCGTATCGCCATTATTGCTATGGTGGCCAATATGGGCTTTAACCTGATGCTGGCACCTTTTTTAAGTTATGTTGGCCTGGCCTTAGCCACAGCTTTATCCGGTACTTTAAATGCCTATTTGCTGTATCGCGGCTTGAAGCAACGCGATATCTATAGTTTCAGTAGTAAAACCTGTAGGTTTATTGCGAAGGCTTTTATCGCCGCAGCTGTGATGGCAGGCTGTATTTTTTATGTGATGCCAGATCTGACAGGTTGGATAGCCTTAGGTTTGTCAGGCCAGGTAGTGCATCTGTTGGCCTATTTTGCTTTTGCTATTGTGGCCTACTTTGTTTTACTTTTTGCCTTTGGTGTTCGTTTGAACGATTTTAAACGCCAGACAAATGCTGAAAGCAAATGA
- the rpsT gene encoding 30S ribosomal protein S20 — protein MANIKSAKKRAIQSEKRRQQNASQRSMMRTFMKKTYAAVLTADLAASQEAFKKMVPILDRMADKGLIHKNKAARHKSRLNAHVKALATKAA, from the coding sequence TTGGCTAACATCAAGTCTGCTAAGAAGCGCGCTATTCAATCAGAAAAGCGTCGTCAGCAAAACGCAAGTCAGCGCTCAATGATGCGTACTTTCATGAAGAAAACATACGCTGCAGTGTTAACTGCTGATCTGGCTGCTTCACAAGAAGCGTTCAAAAAGATGGTTCCAATTTTGGATCGTATGGCAGACAAAGGTCTGATCCATAAGAACAAAGCTGCCCGTCATAAGTCACGCTTAAATGCACACGTTAAAGCTTTAGCTACTAAAGCTGCTTAA
- a CDS encoding ArsR/SmtB family transcription factor, with product MKLEEMLKNSAQAAKLLKAVSNERRLLILCYLLESELSVTEMNDKLGLSQSALSQHLAVLRRQKLVKTRKEAQTVFYRIHSEEAVALIGLLHKLYCEKK from the coding sequence ATGAAATTGGAAGAAATGCTGAAGAATTCGGCGCAGGCAGCCAAGCTGCTGAAGGCGGTTTCCAATGAACGCCGCTTGCTGATTTTATGCTATTTGCTGGAGTCTGAGTTATCAGTCACAGAGATGAACGATAAGCTAGGTTTAAGCCAGTCGGCTTTGTCTCAGCACTTAGCTGTGCTCAGACGGCAAAAACTGGTAAAAACCCGCAAAGAAGCTCAAACCGTGTTTTATCGTATCCATAGTGAAGAAGCTGTAGCTTTGATTGGACTGCTGCATAAACTCTATTGTGAGAAGAAATAA
- a CDS encoding M20/M25/M40 family metallo-hydrolase: MKLWQKIISGALFAPAAWAATTPVTLDQDLAYKLVESLTVEVGPRIAGSEADRRAVQWAVTNLKQLGYDKVWTEEFDMPGWTRGQASLAVVSPFAQPFVLTSLGGSVGTPATGITASVVMFDSIEALEKADAASVKGKIVFINKPMAKDKSGSFYGQVVAARSRGAVEAAKLGAVAIVIRSVGTSNNRFAHTGTMKYDDSITKIPAVAISVPDAQNLAKMLERSPKVELKLQMENQLQTATSHNVIAEMTGTEKPEEIVLISGHLDSWDQGTGALDDGAGVALAMATGALIKQKARPKRTIRVVLYGNEEGGLLGARAYAAKHHQDLAKHVLAAESDFGAGRIWQIESRFGDNALPFAKELQQKLAHLNIALGGNTTYGGPDVSVLAQAGVPVVALSQDGTDYFDYHHTPNDTLDKIDPDSLKQNLQAWLIMTETVANSTVNLRH, translated from the coding sequence ATGAAGCTTTGGCAAAAAATCATTTCGGGCGCTTTATTCGCTCCGGCAGCATGGGCTGCTACCACTCCGGTTACTTTGGATCAGGATTTAGCCTATAAACTGGTGGAGTCTTTAACAGTTGAAGTGGGTCCGCGCATTGCAGGTAGCGAAGCAGACCGCCGTGCGGTTCAATGGGCCGTGACTAATTTAAAGCAGCTTGGTTATGACAAAGTCTGGACTGAAGAATTTGACATGCCAGGCTGGACCCGCGGTCAAGCAAGCCTGGCAGTGGTTTCTCCTTTCGCTCAGCCTTTTGTATTAACCTCCTTAGGTGGTTCTGTTGGAACACCAGCAACAGGCATTACCGCCTCTGTTGTAATGTTTGACAGCATTGAAGCTTTAGAAAAAGCCGATGCAGCCTCAGTCAAAGGTAAAATTGTTTTTATCAACAAACCCATGGCTAAAGATAAATCCGGTTCTTTTTATGGTCAGGTGGTCGCAGCCCGTTCCCGCGGTGCAGTTGAGGCAGCTAAATTAGGCGCTGTCGCTATAGTGATTCGTTCAGTAGGCACCAGCAATAACAGATTTGCTCATACCGGCACTATGAAATACGACGATAGCATCACGAAAATTCCTGCTGTGGCCATTTCCGTACCTGATGCACAAAATCTGGCGAAAATGCTGGAACGATCGCCCAAAGTAGAATTAAAACTACAGATGGAGAACCAGCTGCAAACTGCCACCAGCCATAATGTGATAGCAGAAATGACAGGTACAGAGAAACCAGAAGAAATTGTGTTGATCAGTGGCCACCTGGATTCCTGGGATCAGGGCACTGGTGCATTAGATGATGGTGCAGGCGTTGCTTTAGCTATGGCTACAGGCGCCTTAATTAAGCAAAAAGCCAGACCTAAACGCACTATTCGTGTTGTGCTTTATGGCAATGAAGAAGGTGGATTGTTAGGAGCCCGGGCTTACGCAGCCAAACATCATCAAGATTTAGCCAAACATGTATTAGCAGCAGAATCTGATTTTGGTGCTGGCCGGATCTGGCAAATTGAAAGTCGGTTTGGTGACAACGCCTTGCCTTTTGCCAAAGAGTTACAACAAAAACTGGCGCATTTGAATATTGCTTTAGGTGGCAATACCACCTACGGCGGGCCAGATGTTTCTGTATTGGCTCAGGCAGGTGTACCAGTTGTAGCTTTATCACAGGATGGCACAGACTATTTTGATTATCACCATACTCCAAACGACACGCTGGACAAAATAGACCCTGATTCCTTAAAACAAAACTTGCAAGCTTGGCTCATCATGACCGAAACTGTTGCCAACAGTACAGTTAACTTACGTCACTAA